The Bradyrhizobium ottawaense genome window below encodes:
- the nuoF gene encoding NADH-quinone oxidoreductase subunit NuoF: MLEDKDRIFKNLYGLHDWGLEGARRRGAWDGTKNIIDKGRDWIINEMKASGLRGRGGAGFPTGLKWSFMPKESTDGRPSYLVVNADESEPGTCKDREIMRHDPHLLIEGCLIASCAMNAHACYIYVRGEFIREREHLQAAIDQAYEAKLVGKDNVNGWPFDIYVAHGAGAYICGEETALLESLEGKKGQPRLKPPFPANVGLFGCPTTVNNVESIAVAPDILRRGAAWFAGIGRPNNVGTKLFCISGHVERPCNVEEAMGIPFRELIDKHCGGIRGGWDNLKAVIPGGSSVRMVPAEQIIDTPMDFDSLSKLRSGLGTAAVIVMDKSTDLIRAIARISYFYKHESCGQCTPCREGTGWMWRVLTRMAEGRAHKREIDMLLEVTKQVEGHTICALGDAAAWPIQGLIAHFRHEIEARIDQYSHRADIDDIGVRDPVNMVAAE; the protein is encoded by the coding sequence ATGCTCGAGGACAAGGACCGCATCTTCAAGAACCTCTACGGCCTCCACGATTGGGGGCTCGAGGGTGCGCGGCGCCGCGGCGCCTGGGATGGCACCAAGAACATCATCGACAAGGGCCGCGACTGGATCATCAACGAGATGAAGGCGTCGGGCCTGCGGGGCCGCGGCGGCGCCGGCTTCCCGACCGGCCTGAAATGGTCGTTCATGCCGAAGGAATCGACCGACGGCCGGCCGAGCTATCTCGTCGTCAACGCCGACGAGTCCGAGCCCGGCACCTGCAAGGATCGCGAGATCATGCGGCACGATCCGCATCTCCTGATCGAGGGCTGCCTGATCGCGAGCTGCGCCATGAACGCGCATGCCTGCTACATCTATGTCCGCGGCGAATTCATCCGCGAGCGCGAGCATCTGCAGGCCGCGATCGACCAGGCCTATGAGGCCAAGCTGGTCGGCAAGGACAACGTCAACGGCTGGCCGTTCGACATCTACGTCGCGCACGGCGCCGGCGCTTACATCTGCGGCGAGGAAACCGCGCTGCTCGAAAGCCTCGAAGGCAAGAAGGGTCAGCCGCGGCTGAAGCCGCCGTTCCCGGCCAATGTCGGCCTGTTCGGCTGCCCGACCACCGTCAACAACGTCGAGTCCATCGCGGTTGCGCCCGACATCCTCAGGCGCGGCGCAGCGTGGTTCGCCGGCATCGGCCGTCCGAACAATGTCGGCACGAAACTCTTCTGCATCTCCGGCCATGTCGAGCGGCCCTGCAACGTCGAAGAGGCCATGGGCATTCCGTTCCGTGAGCTGATCGACAAGCATTGCGGCGGCATCCGCGGCGGCTGGGACAACCTCAAGGCCGTGATCCCCGGCGGCTCGTCGGTGCGCATGGTGCCGGCCGAGCAGATCATCGACACGCCGATGGATTTCGACAGTCTGAGCAAGCTGCGCTCGGGCCTCGGCACCGCGGCTGTGATCGTGATGGACAAGTCCACCGACCTGATCCGCGCGATTGCCCGCATCTCCTATTTCTACAAGCACGAGAGCTGTGGCCAGTGCACGCCGTGCCGCGAGGGCACGGGCTGGATGTGGCGGGTCCTCACCCGCATGGCCGAGGGCCGCGCCCACAAGCGCGAGATCGACATGCTGCTCGAGGTGACCAAGCAGGTCGAGGGCCACACCATCTGCGCGCTCGGCGATGCTGCGGCATGGCCGATCCAGGGCCTGATCGCGCATTTCCGTCACGAGATCGAAGCGCGCATCGACCAATATTCGCACAGGGCCGACATCGACGATATCGGCGTCCGCGATCCCGTGAACATGGTCGCGGCGGAGTAA
- the nuoG gene encoding NADH-quinone oxidoreductase subunit NuoG has translation MTKLIIDGKEIDVPAEYTLLQACEAAGAEIPRFCYHERLSIAGNCRMCLVEVKGGPKPVASCAWGVRDCRPGPKGEPPEISTRSPMVKKAREGVMEFLLINHPLDCPICDQGGECDLQDQAMGYGVDTSRFAENKRAVEDKYLGALVKTSMNRCIQCTRCVRFSAEVAGAPEMGATGRGEDMEITTYLEHALTSELQGNLVDICPVGALTSKPYAFAARPWELGKTQSIDVMDGVGSAIRVDTRGREVMRVLPRINEAVNEEWISDKTRHVVDGLRTQRLDRPYIREAGKLRAASWTEAFAAIAAKAARTDGKRIGAIAGDLAGVEEMFALKDLLAKFGSTNMAVQGGDAFDPALGRSSYIFNPTLVGVEQADALLIIGANPRKEAAVFNARIRKRWRAGGFKVGVIGAKVDLTYDYDHLGAGTETLGDLAAGKHSFMDVLKNAKHPIILVGAGAASRHDGAAILASAAKLALDVGAVKDGWNGFGVLHESASRVGALDIGFSATGGGLNAAQMTTFGTLDLLFLLGADEINAPDGTFVVYIGTHGDRGAHRADVILPAAAYTEKSAIYVNTEGRVQMTGRAAFPPGEAREDWAIVRALSEALGKKLGYDSLSALRQAIFKAVPHLIRLDQIEAGSADQIKKLAGKGGSPEKAPFKPLVEDFYLTNPIARASAVMAECSRLASGHMLTAAE, from the coding sequence ATGACCAAGCTCATCATCGACGGCAAAGAGATCGATGTGCCCGCCGAGTACACGCTGCTTCAGGCGTGCGAGGCGGCCGGCGCCGAGATTCCGCGCTTCTGCTATCACGAGCGGCTGTCGATCGCCGGCAATTGCCGGATGTGCCTCGTCGAAGTGAAGGGCGGCCCCAAGCCGGTCGCAAGCTGCGCCTGGGGTGTGCGCGACTGCCGTCCGGGCCCCAAGGGCGAGCCGCCGGAGATCTCCACGCGTTCGCCGATGGTGAAGAAGGCGCGCGAAGGCGTGATGGAATTCCTTCTGATCAACCATCCGCTGGATTGCCCGATCTGCGACCAGGGCGGCGAGTGCGACCTGCAGGACCAGGCGATGGGCTATGGTGTCGACACCAGCCGGTTCGCCGAGAACAAGCGCGCGGTCGAGGACAAATATCTCGGCGCGCTGGTCAAGACCTCGATGAACCGCTGCATCCAGTGCACGCGCTGCGTCCGCTTCTCGGCGGAAGTCGCCGGCGCGCCCGAGATGGGCGCCACGGGCCGTGGCGAGGACATGGAGATCACGACCTATCTCGAGCACGCGCTCACGTCGGAGCTTCAAGGCAATCTCGTCGACATCTGCCCGGTGGGCGCGCTGACCTCGAAGCCCTACGCCTTCGCGGCGCGTCCGTGGGAACTCGGCAAGACGCAGTCGATCGACGTGATGGACGGCGTCGGCTCGGCAATCCGCGTCGACACCCGCGGCCGTGAGGTGATGCGCGTGCTGCCGCGCATCAACGAGGCCGTGAATGAGGAGTGGATCTCCGACAAGACCCGCCACGTCGTCGACGGCCTGCGCACCCAGCGCCTGGACCGGCCCTATATCCGTGAAGCCGGCAAGCTGCGCGCGGCGAGCTGGACCGAAGCCTTTGCCGCGATCGCCGCAAAGGCGGCGCGCACCGACGGCAAGCGCATCGGCGCGATCGCCGGCGATCTCGCCGGCGTCGAGGAGATGTTCGCGCTGAAGGATCTGCTCGCCAAGTTCGGCTCGACCAATATGGCGGTGCAGGGCGGCGACGCCTTCGACCCCGCGCTCGGCCGCAGCTCCTACATCTTCAACCCGACGCTGGTGGGGGTGGAGCAGGCGGATGCGCTGCTCATCATCGGCGCGAACCCGCGGAAAGAGGCGGCCGTGTTCAACGCCCGCATCCGCAAGCGCTGGCGCGCTGGCGGCTTCAAGGTCGGCGTGATCGGGGCCAAGGTCGATCTGACCTACGACTACGATCACCTCGGCGCGGGCACCGAGACGCTCGGTGATCTCGCGGCCGGCAAGCATTCCTTCATGGACGTGCTGAAGAACGCCAAGCACCCGATCATCCTGGTCGGCGCGGGCGCGGCTTCGCGTCACGACGGCGCCGCCATTCTCGCCAGCGCCGCCAAGCTCGCGCTCGACGTCGGTGCGGTCAAGGACGGCTGGAACGGCTTTGGCGTGCTGCATGAGAGCGCCTCGCGCGTCGGTGCGCTCGATATCGGCTTCTCCGCGACCGGCGGCGGCCTGAACGCCGCGCAGATGACGACGTTCGGCACGCTCGATTTGCTGTTCCTGCTCGGCGCCGACGAGATCAACGCGCCTGACGGTACCTTCGTCGTTTATATCGGCACCCATGGCGACCGCGGCGCGCATCGCGCCGACGTGATCCTGCCGGCGGCCGCCTACACCGAGAAGTCCGCGATCTACGTCAACACCGAAGGCCGCGTCCAGATGACGGGCCGCGCCGCGTTCCCGCCGGGTGAAGCCCGCGAGGACTGGGCGATCGTCCGGGCGCTGTCGGAAGCGCTCGGCAAGAAGCTCGGCTATGACTCGCTTTCGGCGCTGCGCCAGGCGATCTTCAAGGCCGTGCCGCACCTGATCCGTCTTGACCAGATCGAGGCCGGCTCGGCCGACCAGATCAAGAAGCTGGCGGGGAAGGGCGGTTCGCCCGAGAAGGCACCGTTCAAGCCGCTGGTCGAGGATTTCTATTTGACCAACCCAATCGCGCGTGCGTCCGCCGTGATGGCGGAATGCTCGCGCCTCGCCTCCGGGCACATGCTGACCGCAGCAGAGTGA
- the nuoH gene encoding NADH-quinone oxidoreductase subunit NuoH has protein sequence MEFFESAFWTGFLWPLIIMIAESVLVLVVLLVAIAYILLADRKIWAAVQIRRGPNVVGPWGLLQSFADLLKFVLKEPIIPAGANKGVFLLAPLVSCVLALAAWAVIPTNLGWVISDINVGILFIFAISSLSIYGIIMAGWSSNSKYPFLAALRSAAQMVSYEVSIGFVIITVLLCAGTLNLSAVVEAQHVRGLASLIGLPQLTILNWYVWPLFPMFVIFYVSALAETNRPPFDLVEAESELVAGFMVEYGSTPYLLFMLGEYVAIVTMCAMATILFLGGWLPPVDLPPFNWVPGIIWFSLKVFFMFFLFAMAKAIVPRYRYDQLMRLGWKVFLPLSLAMVVVVAGVLHFAGIAPK, from the coding sequence ATGGAATTCTTCGAAAGCGCATTCTGGACCGGGTTCCTCTGGCCGCTGATCATCATGATCGCGGAGAGCGTCTTGGTGCTCGTCGTCCTCCTGGTCGCGATCGCCTACATCCTGCTCGCCGACCGCAAGATCTGGGCGGCGGTGCAGATCCGGCGCGGCCCGAACGTGGTCGGCCCCTGGGGCCTGCTGCAATCCTTCGCCGACTTGCTGAAGTTCGTGCTGAAGGAGCCGATCATTCCGGCCGGCGCCAACAAGGGCGTCTTCCTGCTGGCGCCGCTGGTCTCATGCGTGCTCGCGCTTGCCGCCTGGGCGGTGATCCCGACCAATCTCGGCTGGGTGATCTCCGACATCAATGTCGGCATCCTCTTCATCTTCGCGATCTCGTCGCTGTCGATCTACGGCATCATCATGGCCGGCTGGTCGTCGAACTCGAAGTACCCGTTCCTGGCCGCGCTGCGCTCGGCGGCGCAGATGGTGTCTTATGAAGTCTCGATCGGCTTCGTCATCATCACGGTGCTGCTCTGCGCCGGCACGCTGAACCTGTCGGCCGTTGTCGAGGCCCAGCATGTCCGCGGCCTTGCCAGCCTGATCGGGCTGCCGCAGCTCACGATCCTGAACTGGTACGTCTGGCCGCTGTTCCCGATGTTCGTGATCTTCTACGTTTCGGCGCTGGCGGAAACCAACCGCCCGCCGTTCGACCTCGTGGAAGCCGAATCCGAGCTGGTCGCCGGCTTCATGGTCGAGTACGGCTCGACCCCGTATCTGCTGTTCATGCTCGGCGAGTATGTCGCGATCGTCACGATGTGCGCGATGGCGACGATCCTGTTCCTCGGAGGCTGGCTGCCGCCGGTCGACCTGCCGCCCTTCAACTGGGTGCCGGGGATCATCTGGTTCTCGCTCAAAGTCTTCTTCATGTTCTTCCTGTTCGCGATGGCAAAGGCGATCGTGCCGCGCTACCGCTACGACCAACTGATGCGCCTCGGCTGGAAGGTGTTCCTGCCGCTGTCGCTGGCGATGGTGGTCGTGGTGGCCGGCGTGCTGCATTTCGCCGGCATCGCGCCGAAGTGA
- the nuoI gene encoding NADH-quinone oxidoreductase subunit NuoI, giving the protein MGINVNATARSLLLSEFVSAFFLAMRYFFQPKPTLNYPFEKGPISPRFRGEHALRRYPNGEERCIACKLCEAVCPAQAITIEAGPRRNDGTRRTVRYDIDMVKCIYCGLCQEACPVDAIVEGPNFEFATETREELFYDKAKLLANGDRWEREIAKAIELDAPYR; this is encoded by the coding sequence ATGGGTATCAACGTCAACGCCACTGCACGCTCGCTTCTGCTGTCGGAATTCGTCTCGGCGTTCTTCCTCGCCATGCGCTATTTCTTCCAGCCGAAGCCGACCCTGAACTATCCGTTCGAGAAGGGCCCGATCTCGCCGCGCTTCCGCGGCGAGCATGCGCTGCGCCGCTATCCGAACGGCGAAGAGCGTTGCATCGCCTGCAAGCTCTGCGAGGCGGTTTGCCCGGCGCAGGCCATCACCATCGAGGCCGGCCCGCGTCGCAACGACGGCACCCGCCGCACCGTGCGCTACGACATCGACATGGTGAAGTGCATCTACTGCGGCCTCTGCCAGGAGGCCTGTCCGGTCGACGCCATCGTCGAAGGTCCGAACTTCGAGTTCGCGACCGAGACCCGCGAGGAACTGTTCTATGACAAGGCCAAGCTGCTCGCCAACGGCGACCGCTGGGAACGCGAGATCGCGAAAGCGATCGAGCTCGACGCGCCGTACCGGTGA